The following proteins are encoded in a genomic region of Stegostoma tigrinum isolate sSteTig4 unplaced genomic scaffold, sSteTig4.hap1 scaffold_567, whole genome shotgun sequence:
- the LOC125448662 gene encoding C-reactive protein-like, giving the protein MAAIITVALLMMIPSVLTSGGLWQFSADFPERSDVNHVKLLPLRVTSLDALTLCMRLASTDLDRDVILFSYASQLTSNELHVWFGQEGRYGFYIRDSVAHFKLPAPDDLLRHLCFTWESETGATTAWMDGQPSQTKVAAQGQSVHEPAIVMIGQDQDSLGDRFEAKQSFVGVQRDVHLWDRVLTADEIKSIAQGGAKLGGNIINWDRGHFEAEGGVQFKPVLSYFDLALMQPSRSCVTLTVHANVPLSDRALLLAAVVRLLCFAPFLRQVLFAPTKCTPSHSVNQRGGSPSL; this is encoded by the exons ATGGCGGCCATTATCACTGTGGCATTGCTGATGATGATTCCTTCTGTGTTGACGAGCG GTGGGCTCTGGCAGTTTTCCGCAGATTTCCCCGAAAGGTCCGACGTGAATCACGTGAAGTTGCTCCCACTACGGGTTACCTCTCTGGATGCCCTGACACTCTGCATGCGCCTGGCCTCCACGGACCTGGACAGGGATGTCATCCTGTTCTCGTACGCCTCGCAGCTCACCTCAAATGAGCTGCACGTCTGGTTCGGGCAAGAAGGGAGATACGGCTTCTACATACGGGACAGCGTCGCCCACTTCAAGCTGCCGGCTCCAGATGACTTGCTGCGGCACCTCTGCTTCACTTGGGAGTCGGAGACGGGGGCCACCACGGCTTGGATGGATGGACAACCGTCGCAGACGAAGGTCGCGGCCCAGGGTCAGTCGGTGCACGAGCCAGCCATCGTCATGATAGGTCAGGACCAGGACAGTCTGGGAGACAGGTTTGAAGCCAAGCAGTCCTTTGTCGGTGTTCAAAGGGACGTCCACTTGTGGGACCGTGTTCTGACGGCCGACGAGATCAAATCCATTGCTCAGGGTGGCGCCAAGCTGGGCGGCAACATCATCAACTGGGATAGGGGGCATTTTGAGGCGGAAGGGGGCGTCCAATTCAAGCCTGTGCTCAGTTACTTTGATTTGGCTTTGATGCAACCATCCCGTTCTTGCGT AACATTGACTGTCCATGCCAACGTGCCACTCTCTGACCGCGCCCTCCTGTTGGCAGCGGTGGTGCGTCTCCTCTGCTTTGCCCCCTTCCTCAGGCAAGTCCTGTTCGCTCCGACCAAGTGTACTCCCTCGCATTCCGTCAACCAACGAGGTGGGAGCCCTTCACTGTGA